From the Rhodocyclaceae bacterium genome, one window contains:
- a CDS encoding flagellar transcriptional regulator FlhD, translated as MPVQSSAPSSFSSPLSSPRAPDRARQRRAVTRRPVAGELPAPLRVEEAPSGAIFDAAGTSPIETDLAQLNLSFLHVARELARSAREIAITRLGLDAAACAALCQLSVADLQALAHSHSLIFGMRVDPADLSLQARLARTNRAASEARVLLSENRG; from the coding sequence ATGCCAGTTCAGTCTTCTGCCCCGTCGTCGTTTTCGTCCCCTCTGTCGTCTCCCCGGGCGCCTGACCGTGCCCGGCAGCGACGGGCGGTTACCCGTCGCCCCGTCGCTGGCGAACTGCCGGCCCCCCTGCGCGTCGAAGAGGCGCCGTCCGGCGCTATCTTCGATGCGGCTGGCACGTCTCCCATCGAGACCGACCTGGCCCAGCTGAATCTCTCGTTCCTCCATGTCGCGCGCGAACTTGCACGCTCCGCGCGCGAAATCGCGATCACCCGGCTCGGCCTGGACGCCGCCGCCTGTGCGGCACTTTGCCAGCTGTCGGTCGCCGACCTGCAGGCGCTCGCACACTCCCACTCGCTGATCTTCGGCATGCGGGTGGATCCGGCCGATCTTTCGTTGCAGGCGCGACTCGCGCGTACGAACCGGGCTGCTTCCGAAGCACGGGTCCTGCTCTCGGAGAACCGCGGATGA
- a CDS encoding helix-turn-helix transcriptional regulator, giving the protein MPDAVRRVGRPSNERFRQRFTSNLNQLLDQRPDMPPEPAARAAELARVCAVTPAAARKWLTGAGWPTLEKLLDLAQRYGFAPDDLLADGPRQVVDLSRLVDAQALRRAELGELTPVPAFSGTRGLQLAVDPRAFGDTGGRAETSPLALVSVTDDALLPDFASGDEVVVRLDPQWRGDGIYLLQSTPTSPARLHRVRQADGAFCIDAAQATIGEAGGRFAAFATDEAGSLDGTPILCGTPLCLVRALHATRG; this is encoded by the coding sequence GTGCCGGATGCAGTACGGCGCGTCGGCAGGCCCAGCAACGAGCGCTTCCGGCAACGGTTCACCAGCAACCTCAACCAGTTGCTCGACCAGCGGCCCGACATGCCGCCGGAGCCCGCCGCGCGTGCCGCCGAACTCGCCCGGGTGTGTGCAGTGACGCCCGCCGCGGCGCGCAAATGGCTGACCGGCGCTGGCTGGCCAACGCTCGAAAAACTGCTCGACCTGGCCCAGCGCTACGGCTTCGCGCCGGACGACCTGCTGGCGGACGGCCCGCGGCAGGTGGTCGACCTGTCGCGCCTGGTCGATGCTCAGGCGCTGCGCCGTGCGGAACTGGGCGAACTCACGCCGGTGCCGGCGTTCAGCGGCACCAGAGGGTTGCAGCTCGCGGTCGATCCCCGCGCGTTCGGCGATACCGGCGGTCGAGCGGAAACCTCGCCCCTCGCGCTCGTCAGCGTCACCGACGATGCGCTGCTGCCCGACTTCGCTTCAGGCGACGAGGTCGTGGTCCGACTCGATCCGCAGTGGCGAGGCGATGGAATCTACCTGCTGCAGTCGACCCCGACCTCGCCCGCGCGGCTGCACCGGGTGCGCCAGGCCGATGGCGCCTTCTGCATCGATGCCGCGCAAGCGACCATCGGGGAAGCGGGCGGACGGTTCGCGGCGTTTGCAACCGACGAAGCCGGATCGCTCGACGGCACACCGATCCTGTGCGGGACTCCGCTCTGCCTGGTCCGGGCCTTGCACGCCACCCGCGGGTAA